The window CCTCCGCGTGGGAGCAGACCTGCCACATCGCCGAGAAGCTCAACGTCGACGTGCGCTTCCACACCCCGGAGGAGCCGGTGCTGATGACCGGCGACTCGCGTCGCATCGAGCGTGTCCTGCGCAACCTCATCGCCAACGCCATCGACCACTCCGAGGGCAACCCCGTCGACGTCACCCTCGCGGAGAACGACGACGCCGTGGCCATCACGGTCACAGACCACGGCGTGGGCCTCAAGCCCGGCCAGGAGGAGCTGGTGTTCAACCGCTTCTGGCGTGCCGACGCCTCCCGCCGCCGCCACTCCGGCGGCACCGGCCTCGGCCTGGCGATCGCCCGTGAGGACGTCGTCCTCCACGGCGGGCAGCTCGACGCGGCGGGCAACCACGGCGTGGGCTCCCAGTTCCGCGTGGTCCTGCCGCGTGAACCGCGCAAGCCGATCACCGAGAGCCCCCTGGAACTGGAGGCGCCGACATCATGAACCGTCTGAGGAAGCTGGTGGCGCTGGCCGCCACGACCGGTCTGCTCACCGCCTGCACCACCCTGCCCACCAACACCGAGCCGCAGGCCCTGCGCTCCTTCGAGCCGCAGGTGGAGGAGGAGTCCAACCTGGGCCCCCGCCCGGGCCGGGAACCCGACCTGCTGCTGCGTGACTTCTACACCGCCAGCGCACACCCCACGCAGAACTTCCAGACCGCCCGCGCGTACCTCACCTCCGACACCGCGCAGCAGTGGGACGCGAACGAGTCGATCCTGGTGGTCAATCGCATCGACCTGGTGACGGCCGCGGGCGCCACCCCGGAGCGGCGCTCCTTCAACGTGCGTGGTGCCGTCGTCGGCCGGATCACCACCGGCGGCGCCTACGAGCCGGAGAACGGCGTCTACGAGGCCACGATCGAGATGATCCGCACCGGCGGCGAGTGGCGCATCGAGTCCCTACCCGCTGGCGTGGTGCTCGAACGCACCGAGCTGCGCAACCAGTTCCAGCCGCAGCGGGTGTTCTTCTTCGAGCCGGGCGGACAGGTGCTCGTCTCGGACCGCCGCTGGATCTACTCCGGCCACCAGGCGCTCGACTCCGCGCTCATCACCCTCATGATGGAGGGGCCCTCGCCGACGCTGTCGCCCGGCGTGCGTCGCGTGCTGCCCACCGACGCGACCTTCGCGGGCGTCGTCGACGGGGTGTACCACTTCACCGGTTTCGCGGACGTCGACTCCGACGACCGGCTGCTCTTCGCCGCGCAGCTCGTGTGGACCCTCGCCGTGGCGAACATCCCCGAGCCCTATTCCGTGGTCGTCGACGGGGCGCCCCTCGCGCCGGGCTACGAGCAGCTCAAGACCGACGACTTCGCCGAGTTCAATCCGCGGATCAACGCGGCGGCCCCGGTGCCGCTGTACTCGCTCACCGACGGCGTGGTCAGCCGTGTCTCCTCGAACCAGGTCATGCCGGTCGAGGGGGACCTGGGCAGCCTCGGGGACATCGAGTCCGTGGACATCACCGGGGAGGGCACCGTGGCGGCCGTCCGTCGCCGGGGGGAGGAGTCTGTGCTGCTGGTCGGCGACCTCGGCGGGGACCTGGGGGAGGCGCTGCGGGCCCAGACGATCTCGCGGCCGACCTTCGAGTTCGACCCGGCCATCCAGTGGGTGGTCGTCGACGGGGACAAGATCGTCCGGGTCGTCCGGTCCGGGCCGACCGGGGAGTTCAGCCCCACCGACGTCGACACCTCGGCGCTGGACGACGTGCCGGGGGAGATCTCCGTCATCCGTCTGTCGGACTCGGGGGCCCGGATCGCCATGATCATCGAGGGCCGGCTCCACGTCGGCGTCGTCGAGCGTCCGGGGCCGGCGGAGCGGCGCATCGTCAACCTGCGGGAACTCGCCCCGCAGCTGGGCGGTACGGCACTGTCGCTGGACTGGCAGCCGGACGGCTCGCTCCTGGTGGGCACCTCCACCCCGGAGACCCCGGTGTGGCGCGTCGAGCAGGACGGTTCCGCTGCGACCTCCCTGCCCTCCGGCAACATCACCGCTCCGGTGGTGGCCGTCGCCGCCACGCCGTCGATGCTCTACCTCACCGACTCCCACGCGACCCTGCAGCTGCCGACCAGCGGGGGCGACAACGTCTTCTGGCGTGAGGTCTACGGCCTCCAGGGCGTCCGCTCGGCCCCGGTGGCGGCCAACTAGATGGACATCTAGATGGATCTGCTCCTCCCGCGGCGGTGCGCCGGCTGCGCCGCCCCGGGGGAGCACCTGTGCCCGCGATGCCGGCAGGCGCTGCGCACCCCGCCCCGGCGCATCCACACCCGCGTCGACCCGCACGTGCCCGTGTGGTCGCTCGGGCCCTACGACGGCACCCACCGCCGGGTGGTCCTCGCGATGAAGGAACACCGGCACCTCGCGGTCCGGGGGATGCTCGGCCCGGTGCTCGCCGCAGCGGTGGAGTTCCTGCAGGTGCGCGGGGAGATCGACGCGGCGCCCGCCCCCGTGCTCGTCCCCGCGCCCACCCGTGCCCGGGCGGCGCGGCTGCGGGGCGGGGACCCGGTGGCCGACGTCTGCCGGGCCTCCGGCCTCGCGGTGAGCGAGGCACTGCGGCACCGCCCCGGGGTGGCGGACCAGGTGGGACTGGGCGTCGCGAAGCGGAGGAGCAACCTCGCCGGGGCGCTGGAGCTGCGGCGGATCCCGCCTGGTCGGGTGCTGCTCGTGGATGATGTCGCGACCACCGGATCGACGCTCGCGGCCAGCTCAGAGGCCCTTTTGGCGGCGGGGTGCCGGGTGGTCGGCGCCATTGTGATCTGCCACGCTTGAAAGGCGGGGGGGTGATGGCCGCCCGGTTATGACCAGATGTACGATGGGGGTTGACTTGAAGTTGTCCCACCAATAGTAGGGAGGAAGCAGATGACATCACCTGCTGAGAACACCGATGTCCTGAGCCCCGAGGCACAGGTCACCATCACGGGCCGTAACGTTGAGGTGCCGGAGCACTTTGCCGAGCGCGTCAACTCCAAGCTCGCGAAGATCGAGCGCCTGGACCCGACCCTGACCTTCTTCCACGTGGAACTCCAGCACGAGCCGAACCCGCGCCGTGAGTCGGAGTCCGACCGTATCCAGATCACCGCCACCGGTAAGGGCCACCTGGCTCGCGCCGAGGCCAAGGAGGACAGCTTCTACGCAGCCCTGGAGACCGCTCTGGCCAAGATGGAGCGTTCCCTGCGCAAGGTGAAGGCACGTCGTTCCATCTCCCGCTCGGGCCACCGTGCCCCGACCTCGACCGGCGTCGCCGCCGCGGAGATGGTCGCCGAGGCCCAGAAGGCCCGCGAGGAGCAGGACCAGTACTCCGTCGACCCGTACGCCGACACCGTCAAGGACGTCGTCCCGGGCCAGGTCGTCCGCACCAAGGAGCACACCGCCACCCCGATGAGCGTCGATGACGCCCTGTCGGAGATGGAGCTCGTCGGGCACGACTTCTACCTCTTCATCAACGAGGAGAACAACCGTCCGTCCGTGGTCTACCGTCGTCACGCATTCGACTACGGTCTGATCTCCCTGGCGGAAGAGTCCCAGTAGGAACTGCATCAGTACCACGCGAGGCCGTCGTCCCCATCCCGGGGGCGGCGGCCTCGCGCTTGTTGCGTACAATGACGCGGAAGAAACTAGTTCCCATCTGATCCTAAGGACGACTGCACGTGTTTGGACTGTCCAGGCTGCTTCGCGCCGGTGAAGGGCGCACCGTTAAGCGTCTCCACAAGATGGCGGAGCAGGTGATCGCGCTCGACGACGAGTTCTCCGCACTGAGCGACGCCGAGCTCAAGGCCAAGACCGACGAGTTCCGGGCCCGCCTGGCAGACGGTGCCACGCTCGACGACATCTTCCTCGAGGCCTTCGCCACCGCCCGTGAGGCGGCGTGGCGTGTCCTCGGCCAGAAGCCCTACCACGTGCAGATCATGGGTGGCGCGGCCCTGCACTTCGGCAACGTCGCCGAGATGAAGACCGGTGAGGGCAAGACCCTGACCGCGGTGCTCCCCGCCTACCTCAACGCCCTCGAGGGCAAGGGCGTCCACATCGTCACGGTGAATGACTACCTGGCCAAGCGTGACGCCGAGATGATGGGCCGTGTCCACCGCTACCTCGGCCTTGAGGTCGGCGTCATCCTCTCCGAGCTCCAGCCGGACCAGCGTCGTGCCGCCTACGAGGCGGACATCACCTACGGCACGAACAACGAGCTCGGCTTCGACTACCTGCGTGACAACATGGCCCGCAGCCTCAGCGAGCTGGTCCAGCGCGGCCACAACTTCGCCATCGTGGATGAGGTCGACTCGATCCTCATCGACGAGGCCCGTACCCCGCTCATCATCTCCGGTCCCGTGGACGGATCCTCGCAGTTCTACCACGTGTTCGCCACCCTGGCGCCGCGCATGAAGGACGGCATCCACTACGAGGTGGACCACCGCAAGCGCACCGTCGGTGTGCTCGAGGAGGGCGTCGAGTACGTCGAGGACCAGCTGGGCATCGACAACCTCTACGCCCCGGAGCACTCCACCCTGGTCAGCTACCTGAACAACGCGCTGAAGGCGAAGGAGCTGTTCGTCCGCGACAAGGACTACATCGTCCGTAACGGCGAGGTCCTCATCGTCGACTCCTTCACCGGCCGTGTCCTCGCCGGCCGCCGCTACAACGAGGGCATGCACCAGGCCATCGAGGCCAAGGAGAATGTGGAGATCAAGAGCGAGAACCAGACCCTCGCGACGATCACGCTGCAGAACTTCTTCCGCCTCTACGACAAGCTGGCCGGCATGACCGGTACCGCCGAGACCGAGGCCGCCGAGCTGCACCAGATCTACAAGCTCGACGTCGTCCCGATCCCGACGAACCGCCCGAACCAGCGCCAGGACCTCACCGACCGCGTCTACAAGACGCAGGAGGCGAAGTTCGCGGCCGTCGCCGACGACATCGCGGAGCGTGTGGAGAAGGGCCAGCCGGTGCTGGTCGGCACCACCTCCGTCGAGCGTTCCGAGTACCTGTCCGAGCTGCTGCAGCGCCGCGGCATCGCGCACAAGGTGCTCAACGCGAAGCACCACGAGCAGGAGGGCCAGATCATCGCGCAGGCCGGCCTGCCCGGTGCCGTCACCGTGTCCACCAACATGGCCGGCCGTGGTACCGACATCGTCCTCGGTGGCAACCCCGAGGTCATCCTCGACATCAAGCTGCGTGAGCGTGGCCTCGACCCCTTCGAGGACGAGGAGGCCTACCAGGCCGCGTGGGACGAGGAGCTGCCGAAGGCCCGCCAGCGCGCCAACGAGCTCGGCGACAAGGTCCGGGAGGCCGGCGGCCTCTACGTCCTGGGCACCGAGCGCCACGAGTCCCGCCGCATCGACAACCAGCTGCGTGGTCGTTCCGGCCGTCAGGGCGACCCGGGTGAGACGCGCTTCTACCTCTCCATGCGCGATGAGCTCATGGTCCGTTTCGTGGGCCAGACCA of the Corynebacterium humireducens NBRC 106098 = DSM 45392 genome contains:
- a CDS encoding ComF family protein, which translates into the protein MDLLLPRRCAGCAAPGEHLCPRCRQALRTPPRRIHTRVDPHVPVWSLGPYDGTHRRVVLAMKEHRHLAVRGMLGPVLAAAVEFLQVRGEIDAAPAPVLVPAPTRARAARLRGGDPVADVCRASGLAVSEALRHRPGVADQVGLGVAKRRSNLAGALELRRIPPGRVLLVDDVATTGSTLAASSEALLAAGCRVVGAIVICHA
- the lpqB gene encoding MtrAB system accessory lipoprotein LpqB, translating into MNRLRKLVALAATTGLLTACTTLPTNTEPQALRSFEPQVEEESNLGPRPGREPDLLLRDFYTASAHPTQNFQTARAYLTSDTAQQWDANESILVVNRIDLVTAAGATPERRSFNVRGAVVGRITTGGAYEPENGVYEATIEMIRTGGEWRIESLPAGVVLERTELRNQFQPQRVFFFEPGGQVLVSDRRWIYSGHQALDSALITLMMEGPSPTLSPGVRRVLPTDATFAGVVDGVYHFTGFADVDSDDRLLFAAQLVWTLAVANIPEPYSVVVDGAPLAPGYEQLKTDDFAEFNPRINAAAPVPLYSLTDGVVSRVSSNQVMPVEGDLGSLGDIESVDITGEGTVAAVRRRGEESVLLVGDLGGDLGEALRAQTISRPTFEFDPAIQWVVVDGDKIVRVVRSGPTGEFSPTDVDTSALDDVPGEISVIRLSDSGARIAMIIEGRLHVGVVERPGPAERRIVNLRELAPQLGGTALSLDWQPDGSLLVGTSTPETPVWRVEQDGSAATSLPSGNITAPVVAVAATPSMLYLTDSHATLQLPTSGGDNVFWREVYGLQGVRSAPVAAN
- the hpf gene encoding ribosome hibernation-promoting factor, HPF/YfiA family, which produces MTSPAENTDVLSPEAQVTITGRNVEVPEHFAERVNSKLAKIERLDPTLTFFHVELQHEPNPRRESESDRIQITATGKGHLARAEAKEDSFYAALETALAKMERSLRKVKARRSISRSGHRAPTSTGVAAAEMVAEAQKAREEQDQYSVDPYADTVKDVVPGQVVRTKEHTATPMSVDDALSEMELVGHDFYLFINEENNRPSVVYRRHAFDYGLISLAEESQ
- the secA gene encoding preprotein translocase subunit SecA, giving the protein MFGLSRLLRAGEGRTVKRLHKMAEQVIALDDEFSALSDAELKAKTDEFRARLADGATLDDIFLEAFATAREAAWRVLGQKPYHVQIMGGAALHFGNVAEMKTGEGKTLTAVLPAYLNALEGKGVHIVTVNDYLAKRDAEMMGRVHRYLGLEVGVILSELQPDQRRAAYEADITYGTNNELGFDYLRDNMARSLSELVQRGHNFAIVDEVDSILIDEARTPLIISGPVDGSSQFYHVFATLAPRMKDGIHYEVDHRKRTVGVLEEGVEYVEDQLGIDNLYAPEHSTLVSYLNNALKAKELFVRDKDYIVRNGEVLIVDSFTGRVLAGRRYNEGMHQAIEAKENVEIKSENQTLATITLQNFFRLYDKLAGMTGTAETEAAELHQIYKLDVVPIPTNRPNQRQDLTDRVYKTQEAKFAAVADDIAERVEKGQPVLVGTTSVERSEYLSELLQRRGIAHKVLNAKHHEQEGQIIAQAGLPGAVTVSTNMAGRGTDIVLGGNPEVILDIKLRERGLDPFEDEEAYQAAWDEELPKARQRANELGDKVREAGGLYVLGTERHESRRIDNQLRGRSGRQGDPGETRFYLSMRDELMVRFVGQTMENMMNRLNVPDDVPIEAKMVTNSIKGAQAQVENQNFEMRKNVLKYDEVLNEQRKVIYAERREILESKDIREYIRHMIDETVSAYVDGATAVGYVEDWDLDQLWNALESLYGPTFTWQSLLEQNNGELTADQLREALLADANAQYDELEANVSRLGGEAQMRNIERMVILPVIDTKWREHLYEMDYLKEGIGLRAMAQRDPLVEYQKEGGDMFNGMKDGIKEDTVRNLFMLRKQFEPQPEPETTQV